A part of Acaryochloris sp. CCMEE 5410 genomic DNA contains:
- a CDS encoding ParA family protein: protein MKRHLIAIAGRKGGVGKTTTACGLASIFASQKYKVLIIDLDPQSNAGYVLGTDPTAPGTVELLQGKKPIPIKASENLYVLPGGPNLAGHTIQSLDPLDLADAIESLQYDVIIFDCPPGVEYLERLGLVAAKIALICTDAHPLAVMGASRVIQDLQVRQKKNRKGASRLGLILSRIDLRRSMDQSLDQQLAEAYPSIKRFIIHQDASLAWAAAERVPLIEYDSKGKAANDLMTVSNWVVNE from the coding sequence ATGAAACGACATCTTATTGCTATTGCTGGAAGGAAAGGTGGGGTTGGCAAGACGACCACAGCTTGTGGTTTGGCCTCAATATTTGCCTCCCAAAAATATAAAGTGCTTATCATTGATTTAGATCCGCAGTCCAATGCTGGTTATGTGCTTGGTACTGATCCGACAGCTCCTGGAACAGTTGAACTCCTACAAGGTAAAAAACCTATCCCGATCAAAGCGTCGGAGAACCTTTATGTGCTTCCTGGTGGACCAAATTTAGCTGGACATACTATTCAAAGTTTAGATCCATTGGATCTTGCTGATGCTATCGAGTCACTCCAATACGATGTAATCATCTTTGACTGTCCACCTGGCGTAGAGTACTTAGAGAGATTAGGACTTGTTGCAGCAAAAATTGCTTTAATCTGTACTGATGCACATCCTCTAGCGGTCATGGGTGCTAGCCGTGTTATTCAAGACTTACAAGTACGACAAAAGAAAAACCGTAAGGGCGCTTCAAGATTGGGACTGATTCTAAGTCGGATTGATCTTCGACGTTCTATGGATCAATCTCTTGATCAACAGCTTGCAGAAGCATATCCAAGCATCAAGCGATTTATCATACACCAAGATGCATCTCTTGCTTGGGCGGCAGCAGAACGGGTACCTCTAATTGAGTATGACTCAAAGGGGAAAGCTGCAAATGATTTAATGACTGTCAGCAACTGGGTAGTTAATGAATAA